The DNA sequence CGGGCTCGAAGATCTCCAAGCAGATGTTCCACGGCCTGCAGACGGTCTTTCGCATCGGGCCCCGCACGGTCGAGCGGCGCATGGACGATGGCGATGTGCTCGGGGCAGGCGGCTGCCGCGGCGAGCTCTTCCACCTGCCGGGCCATACTCCCGGACACATGGGGCTCTATTTCGAGGAGCAATCGCTGCTCTACCTGACCGACATGGACCTGACGGCCTTCGGCCCCTGGTATGGCAACGACGCCTCCGACCCGAAGGCCTTTCGCGAATCGATTGCCAGGGCCCGCGAGATGGAGTGCAAGTGGTACTACTCGTCGCATGGCGAGGTGATCTTCGGGCGCGAGGAATTTCTCGAAAAGCTCGATGCCTTCGACGCCCATTTCGACCGGCGCGACAACCTGATTCTCGATGCGCTGGCAGAGGGGGAGAAGTCCATCAAGGACATGTGCATGATGGGCGCCGTCTATCGGCCCAAAAAACTGGCCGTGGCGGA is a window from the Chrysiogenia bacterium genome containing:
- a CDS encoding MBL fold metallo-hydrolase, encoding MKETPPIENTETGYRLGDLEILFGEGGKGKLLRANSLILHGPRNIIVDPAACEARQVELAKENPILFYTHYHADHRAAEHVYPQTTEVWTSAADASAIEDPEEFVRRVDSSGSKISKQMFHGLQTVFRIGPRTVERRMDDGDVLGAGGCRGELFHLPGHTPGHMGLYFEEQSLLYLTDMDLTAFGPWYGNDASDPKAFRESIARAREMECKWYYSSHGEVIFGREEFLEKLDAFDAHFDRRDNLILDALAEGEKSIKDMCMMGAVYRPKKLAVA